DNA sequence from the Bradyrhizobium sp. CIAT3101 genome:
GATCGACGTCGCCATCGTCGATGACGGTCCGATGTACCAGGCGATCCAGCTCGGCTTCTGCGGCAAGCTCGACGGCCTGCCGGCGGCCGATCTCTACGACACCGCGCGCTTCAAGGATGATCGCGCCGTCGCGATCGGCATCGTCGCCACCGGCCTGATGTACAACACCAAGGTGTTCGCCGAGAAAGGCTGGGCGCCGCCGACCTCGTGGAATGACCTGAAGGACACGAAATACGCCAAGCAGCTGGTCATTCCGCCGATCAACAACACCTATGGCCTCGAAGCGCTGGTGATGTTGTCGAAGATGAATGGCGGCGGCGAGTCCAACGTGGACTCGGGCTTCAAGATCTTCAAGGAGCAGATCAATCCGAACGTGCTCGCCTATGAGCCGTCGCCGGGCAAGATGACCGAGCTGTTCCAGTCCGGCCAGGCCGTGATCGCGGTGTGGGGCACCGGCCGCGTGCAGAGCTTTGCCAATACCGGCTTCCCCGTCGATTTCGTGTACCCGAAGGAAGGCGCGGCAACGCTGCTGACGACGGCTTGTCCGATCGCGAAGCCCAACGCCTCGCCGCTGGCATCGAGCTTCGTGAAGAAGCTGCTCGATCCAAAAATCCAGCTCGTGATGCTGAAGGACTATGGCTACGGCCCGGTGCTGAAATCGCTGGTGGTGCCGCCGGAGCTCGGCAAGATGGCCCCGATCGGCGAGCGCGCGGCAAAACTCTATAATCCGGACTGGACCACCATCAACGAGAAGCGTGAGGAGTGGACCAAGCGCTGGAACCGCGAGGTCGAGCGCTGATCTGATCGTTCGCAGCGGAGACAGCTCATGGCCTATCTCGAGCTCGATCGGGTCGCCAAACAGTTCGGCGCGCAGACCGTGGTCGATGACTTCAGTCTGGCGGTCGGCAAGGGGGAGTTCATCTCCTTCCTTGGCCCCTCCGGCTGCGGCAAGACCACGACGTTGCAGATGATCGCGGGCTTCCTTGACCCCACGCGCGGCGCAATCCGGCTCGAGGACAAGGACCTGACCGCGATCCATCCGGCCAAGCGCGGGCTCGGCATCGTGTTCCAGAGCTACGCGTTGTTTCCGCACATGACCGCGGCGGAGAACGTCGCCTTCGGCCTCGAGATGCGCAACGCCCCGCGCAACGAGCGAGCCGAGCGCGTTCGCGCCGCGCTCGCGATGGTGGGCCTCGCCGGTTATGAGGATCGCCATCCGCGCCGGATGTCCGGTGGCCAGCAGCAGCGCGTCGCGCTGGCGCGCGCGCTGGTGATCAAGCCGAGCGTGCTGCTGCTCGACGAGCCGCTGTCCAATCTCGATGCCAAGCTACGCGAGGAGATGCAGATCGAGCTGCGCCAGATCCAGCGCACCATCGGCACCACGACGATCCTCGTCACGCATGACCAGAACGAAGCGATGTCGCTGTCCGACCGCATCGTGGTGATGAGCCAGGGCAAGATCGAGCAGATCGGCACGCCGCAGGAAACCTATGAGAAGCCGGCCTCGGCCTTCGTCTCGCAGTTTCTGGGCAAAACCAACGATTTTGCCGGGACCATCGATCGGACTGCGACCCCGGCGCGGTTGGTGGCCGGTTCCTGGAGCGCGCCGGCGCCTGCCGGCTTGAGCGGCCCCGTCACCGTCAGCATTCGCCCCGAACGCATCGGTTTCGGCGATGCCGGCCTCAGCGCAAAGATCGTCACGCGCATCTTCCAGGGCAATCACTGGCTGTTCCAGTGCGGCAGCGAATGCGGCCCGGCGATCGTGATCCGCCAGAATGACGGTCAACCGCAGCCGGCTGAAGGCGAGGCCGTTCGCCTCACCTGGCGGCCGGAGGACATGAGCGTGCGTGCGAGGAGCGTCGCATGAGCGCGGCCGCCGAGGAGCGCAGTGCGCGTGCCCCATGGGCGCTGACGGCGCCCGCCCTGATGCTGTTCGTCGGCGTGCTGCTGATTCCGCTGGCGATGACCGTGATGCTGTCGTTCCACGATTGGGGCCAGTATAAGGGCATCGAGCCGGTCTTCATTCTGAAGAACTGGCAGGAGATCGCGACTGATCCCTATTACGCCGAGATGTTCTGGCGCACATTTCGCATCGCGATCCTGACCACGTTGCTCACCGCTCTGCTCGGCGCGCCCGAAGCCTACATCCTCAACCGGATGAGCGGCCGCTGGAAGAGCTTTTTCCTGCTGGTCATTCTCGGGCCGCTGCTGATCTCCGTGGTGGCGCGCACGCTCGGCTGGGCGCTGCTGTTCGGCGGCAACAACGGCCTCGTCAACAAGCTGCTGATGATGCTCGGTGTAATCCGCTCACCCATTCCCTTCATGTTCACCGAGACCGGCATGGTCGTCGCGCTCGCGCATGTGATGATGCCGTTCATGGTGCTGTCGGTCTGGGCCGCGCTGCAGCGGCTCGATCCACAGATCGAGAATGCGGCGATGTCGCTCGGCGCGGGACCCGTGACCATTATCCGCCGCATCATCATGCCGCAGATCATGCCGGGTGTGCTGTCGGGCGCGATCATCGTGTTCTCGCTCTCGGCCAGCGCCTTTGCGACCCCCGCGATCATCGGCGGCCGCAGGCTGAAGGTCGCGGCGACGCTTGCCTATGACGAATTCCTCAACACGCTGAACTGGCCGCTGGGAGCGGCGGTCGCAACGCTGCTGCTGGTGGCGCTGGTGCTGATCGTGGTCGGCAGCAACGCGCTGATCGAACGCCGCTATGCGGAGGTGTTCCGATGAGACGGAACGGCCCGCTGGCCCTGATCTTCCACACCATCTTCGTCATCGTGATGGTGGCGCCGATCCTGGTGGTCTGCCTCGTCGCCTTCACGCCCGAAGGTTTCCTGTCGCTGCCGACCAACGGCTTCTCGCTGCGTTGGTTCAGGGCGATCGGCAATTATCCCGAGTTCATCCATGCCTTCTGGGTCAGCCTCGGGCTCGGCGCGCTGTCGTCCTTCGTGGCGCTGCTGTTTGCGGTGCCGGCGGCGCTCGCGATCGCGCGCTATCGTTTCCGCGGACGCGATGCGCTGGCGGCGCTGTTCCTGTCGCCGCTGATGATCCCGCATGTCGTGCTTGGCATCGCCTTCCTGCGCTTTTTCACCTCGGCGGGCCTCGGCGGCAGTTTTGCCGCGCTGATCATCGCGCACGTCATCATCGTGTTTCCGTTCGCGCTGCGGCTGACGCTGGCGGCGGCAACCGGCATGGACCGCACGGTCGAGATGGCCGCGGTCTCGCTCGGCGCCGGCGGCTGGACGCTATTCCGCCGCGTGACGTTGCCGCTGATCCTGCCCGGCGTCATCAGCGGCTGGGCGCTCGCCTTCATCCAGTCGTTCGACGATCTCACCATGACCGTCTTTCTCGCAGCACCCGGCACTGAGACGTTGCCCGTGCGCATGTTCCTTTATATCCAGGACAACATCGATCCGCTGGTGACGTCGGTCTCGGCCTGCGTGATCGCTGTGACCATGACCGCCCTCATTCTGCTCGACCGCTTCTACGGGCTCGACCGTGTGCTCGCCGGCAAGGGCGATACGGGACGATAGGAGAATCTATGTCTAAAGCGTTTTCGAGCGAAGTGGACGCCGGTTCGCGTAAAGAAAACGCGTCTAAACAAAAGTCCGACTATGACGTCGCCGTCGTTGGCGGCGGATTGCTCGGCTCCGCCATTGCCTGGGGCCTCGGCCGGCTCGGCAAGAGCGTGGCCGTGCTCGACGAAGGCGACATCACCAAGCGTGCTTCGCGCGCGAATTTTGCGCTGGTCTGGGTTCAGAGCAAGGGCCTCGGCATGCCCGCCTATACGGTGTGGACCGTGCAGGCGTCGCAGGCCTGGGGGCGGCTCGCGTCCGAACTGAAGCAACAGACCGGGCTCGACGTCGCGCTCCAGCAGAACGGCGGCTTTCATCTCACGCTCGGCGAGGACGAATTCGGCCAGCGCACCGAACTGGTCAAGCGCATGCATAACCAGGTCGGCGCGGCCGACTACAAGATGGAGATGCTGTCCGCATCCGAGGTCAGGAAGTCGCTGCCGCTGATCGGTCCCGAAGTCTCGGGCGGCAGCTACTGTCCGCTCGACGGCCATGTCAATTCGCTGCGGACCTTCCGCGCCTTCCACACCGGCTTCAAGGCATTCGGCATCGACTACTTTCCGGAGCAGCCGGTCTCGGCAATCAGCAAGAGTGGCGGCGAATTCCGCCTGGCCACGCCGAAGGGTGAGCTGCGTGCCGCGAAGATTGTGCTTGCCGCCGGCAATGCCAACCAGACGCTGGCGCCGATGGTCGGCCTCTACGCGCCGATGGGGCCGACCCGCGGCCAGATCGTCGTGACCGAGCGCACCATGCCGTTCCTGCCGCATCCGCTGACCACGATCCGCCAGACCGACGAGGGCACGGTGATGATCGGCGACAGCAAGGAGGATGAGCTCGACGATCGCGCGCTGAAACATTCGATCAGCGCTGTCATGACCGATCGTGCGCAGCGGATGTTTCCGCATCTCGCGCGACTGAACGTGGTCAGGAGCTGGGCCGGCATTCGCGTCATGCCGCAGGACGGCTTTCCGATCTACGAGCAGTCGGAGACGCATCCTGGCGCCTTCGTCGCCTGCTGCCATTCGGGCGTGACGCTGGCCTCCAACCATGCCTTCGAGATCGCGCGCATGGTTGCGCAAGGCGCGCTCGAACCGGAACTGGTCGGCGCGTTCTCCGCCAGCCGTTTTGGTAGCGCGGGCGCTGCGAACAACAGCGGCTATTAGAGATAATTGAAGGAGCCAAGAGGCATCCCATGTTCAGACGATCCGAGCAGGACAAGCGCCCGCAAGTGCAGATCTTCGTCGACGGCGTCGCCGTCGCGGCGCGCCAGGGCGACACCGTCTCCGCCGCGCTGCTGGCATCCGGCCAGGACGCGCGGCGCTCCACCGCAGTGAGCGGCGCGCCGCGTCTGCCCTATTGCATGATGGGCGTGTGCTTCGACTGCCTCGTCACCATCGATGGCGTCGGCAATCGCCAGGGCTGCCTCGTGCCAGTCGCCGAGGGCATGCAGATTGAAATCCAGAAGGGCAAGCGGGAGATCGGACGATGAGCGTGGCTCCCAAGCGCGAAGAATATGATGTCGTCGTGATCGGCGCCGGGCCCGCGGGGCTCGCGGCGGCGGCGACGTCCGCCGAAGCCGGCCTGTCGACGCTATTGCTCGACGAGAATATCGGTCCCGGCGGCCAGGTGTTTCGCGCGATCTCGTCGACGCCGGTGACCGACCGCGATCAGCTCGGCGCGGACTATTGGGTTGGTGCCGATCTCGTGCAGTCGCTCCGCGCGAGCAGTGCCGAGGTCATCCACCGTGCGACGGTCTGGAGCCTCGATCGCAACCTCGATATCGCGGTGTCCATCGGAGGGGCGTCGGCCTTCATCAAGGCAAGGCGCGTGATTCTCGCGACCGGCGCGCTGGAGCGGCCGTTTCCGATTCCCGGCTGGACATTGCCGGGCGTCATGACGGCAGGCGCCGCGCAGACCATGCTGAAATCGTCGGCGCTGGTGCCGGATGGCCGCACCGTGATCGCGGGGCAGGGGCCGCTGCTCTGGCTGCTGGCCGCGCAGATCTTGCGCCTGGGTGGCCGCATCGACCGCATTCTCGACACCACCGAGCGCGGCAATTATGTCGCGGCGCTGCCGCACGCCTTCGCCTTCCTGACTTCGCCTTATTTCACCAAGGGCTTGTCGATGATGCGAGAGGTGAAGGCCAGGGTGCAGGTCGTCTCCGGCGTCTCTGAACTCTCTGCGGCCGGCGATGGCCAGCTCGCCAGCGTGAGTTATGTCGCCGGCGGCAGGCGTGAGACCATCCCTGCGGATCTGCTGTTGCTGCATCAGGGTGTCGTACCCAACGTCAATCTGGCGATGTCGGCCGACATCGAGCATCGCTGGGACGATTTGCAGCTGTGTTGGTCGCCCGTCCTCGATGCGAGCGGTAACTCTTCGGTCGCCGGCATCGCGATCGCCGGCGACGGTGCCGGCATCGGTGGTGCGAATGCCGCCGTCGTACGCGGCCGCATCGCGACGCGCGCGGCAGTGGAGGCATTGGCGCCTGCGGCGGCCGCGAAGCTTCCCGCGATGGCGACGCTCCGTGCCGATCTCGCCAAGGCGGAGCGCGGCCGCGTCTTCCTCGACACGCTGTTCCGTCCCGCGCCGCAATTCCGCATTCCCGCGGGCGACACCATCGTCTGCCGCTGCGAAGAGGTCACCGCAAAGGACGTTCTCGATTCCGTTGCGATCGGCGCGACAGGGCCGAACCAGCTCAAGGCCTATCGCCGCACCGGCATGGGCCCGTGCCAGGGCCGGCTCTGCGGCCTCACCGTCACCGAGCTGATGGCGCAGGCGCGTGGCAAGACCCCGCAGGAGATCGGCTATTACCGGCTGCGCGCGCCGGTGAAGCCGATCACGCTCGCCGAGCTCGCCGCCGTTCCGAAGAGCGAAGCGGATATCAAGGCCGTGGTACGCGGATGACCCAAAACGTGGATGCGATCGTCGTCGGCGGCGGCATCCACGGATGCTCGACCACGCTGCACCTGTGCCTCGCCGGTCTGAAGCCGATGCTGATCGAGAAGGACTATGCCGGCCGGCATGCGTCCGGCGTCAATGCCGGCGGTGTCCGCCAGCTCGCGCGGCACATCCCTGAGATTCCGCTGTCGATCCGCTCGATGGGGATCTGGGAAAAGATCGCTGATCTGCTCGACGACGATTGCAGTTTTGAGAGCTACGGCCAGGTGCTGGTCGCGGAAAACGAGGAGGAGCTTGCCGTTTGCCGCGCGCGCGTCGCCGAGCTCAACGCGCTCGGCTTCACCCATGAAGAGCTGATCGACGCGGCTGAACTGCGACGCCTTGTGCCCGCTGTGGCGGAGACCTGTCCCGGCGGCGTCGTCTCGCGCCGGGACGGCGCAGCCAACCCCGCGCAGACGACGACGGCGTTCCGGCGCAAGGCCCAGCAGCTTGGCGCGATCGTGCGCGAGGGCGTAGCCGCCTCCAACATCCGCTACAGCGACGGCCTCTGGTACGTCGACGTCGGCACTGAAACCTTTGCCGCGCCGGTGCTCGTCAATGCGGCCGGCGCCTGGGCCGGCAAGATCGCCGCTGATCTCGGTGAGCCGGTGCCGGTCGAGACCGTGGCGCCGATGCTGATGATCACCTCGCGCGTGCCGCACTTCATCGATCCTGTCGTGATCCTGCGCGGGCGAAAGCTTTCCTTCAAGCAATTCAAGAACGGCACCGTGCTGATCGGCGGCGGCCATCTGGCCACCCCCTATCAGGACCGCAACGAGACGGTGCTGGACTGGAAGAGCCTCGCGATCAGCGCCCGCACCGTGTTCGAGCTGTTCCCGGTGATGCGCAGCGCCACGATCGTCCGCGCCTGGGCCGGCATCGAGGCCAAGATGAAGGACGACATCCCCGTGTTCGGGCCGAGCAGCCGCCACAAGGGGCTCTATCACCAGTTCGGCTTCTCGCTGCACGGTTTTCAGCTCGGCCCCGGTGCCGGCGCCGTGATGGCGGAGCTGATCGTCAACGGCGGCACCCAGACGCGAATCAGCGATCTCGGCATCGACCGCTTCCATCCCTCCACGCTTTAGGAAGAAGACGTCATGAGCATCACCCGCAGCATCCGCACGCCCATCATGCACCGCGCCGTCGAAGCCAATGGCTTCGTCTTCGTCGGCGGCACGATTGCCGACGACACCTCGGTCTCGATGGGCGATCAGACCCGCAACATCCTCGGCAAGATCGCCGGCTACCTGAAGGAGGTCGGCACCGACAAGAGCCGGATCGTCAGCGCCTCGATCTTCGTCACGGATCTCTCCAGGAAGAAGGAGATGGATGCGGCCTGGACCGAGTTCTTCGGCGACGATCTGCCGACCCGCGCCACCGTCGGCGTCGCCGATCTCGGTGGCGGCGCGCTGATCGAGGTGGTTGTCACCGCGCTCAAGGGCTGATCCGCTCAGTCCGATTTGGCGAACATCCCGACCAGGGTCTCGCGCAGCCAGCGCTGCGCGGGCACGGTGTCGTTGCGCTGGTGCCAGAACAGGCTGACGATGCGGGCCGGCGCCTTGAGCGGCAGCGGCATCGCATGCAGGAACGGCGCGTGGCGCGACTGCGAACGGAGATCGCTTGGCAGTACGGCAATGAGGTCGGACTGCCGCACGGTCTCGTAGGCTGCGCTGTAATGGTTGACGGTCGCCACCAGATTGCGCGACAGCCCGCGCGAGGCGAGAAACAGATCGTAGGACGGCTGTGTCTTGCCGGCGAGGCTCACATCGACATGCCTTGCGTTGAGAAAGGCGCGCGTGCTCAGCCGCTTTTGTGTCGCCAGCGGATGGTCGCGCCGCATGAAGCAGGCATAGTCGACCGTCCATAGCAAACGCGAGCGGATGGCGGCCGGCTGCTGCGCCTCGTTGACGTAAACGCTCAAGACGCAGTCGACCCGGTTGTCCTCGAGCTGGTCGGCGATCTCCACGATGGTGTTGGGAACGGTGTGCACGCGCGACCTCGGCGCGACCTTGCCGAGATGATTCAGCAGGTCCGGCATCACCAGCGAAGCCACATAGTCCGACATCGACAGGGTGAACTCGGTCTGGGCGCGGCCGGGATCGAATACCTGCTCGTCGAGCGCGCCGCGCACGCTTTCCAGGGCTTCACCGATCGGCTGCCACAGCACGACGGCGCGTTGCGTGGGACGGATGCCGGTGCCCGATCGCACGAACAGGGGATCGCCGAGCGCGTCGCGCAGGCGCGCGAGTGCGTTGCTGACGGCGGGCTGGGTCATTGTCAGAGCACTCGCGGCGCGCGTGACGCTGCCCTCGGTCATCAGCGCCTCGAAGACTTTCAGCAGGTTGAGGTCGAGCGCGCGGAACGACACACATTCACCATGGTGATATACGAGATCAAGATTATAAATTATGACGATAATGTCACTTTGTCTATGCTTCGCTCCCGAACGACGCGCGGTGTGCCGGGCCGCAATCGAGGGGGATTTCCATGTCAATGATATCGGCGCGCATCGAGCGCCTTCCGTTCGCGCGCTTCCACATGCATCTCCTGCTGATGGGCGGGCTTGGCTACATGTTCGACGCGATGGATGCGGCGGTGCTGGCCTTCATCCTGCCGGTGCTGCGGACTGCCTGGAATTTGTCGAGCGTCGAGATCGGCGTGCTCGGCAGCAGCACCTATATCGGCTTCCTGTTCGGAGCCCTGTTCGCCGGCACGCTCGGTGACCTGATCGGGCGCCGTGCAGTGATGATGTCGGCGCTGGCGCTTTACTGCGTGGCGTCGATCGTCAGTGCGGTGGTCGATAGCTGGTCGGCGTTCTTCGCTGCACGCGTCGTCGCCGGCATGGGCACCGGCGCGGAGAGCGCGATCATCGCGCCCTATCTCGCGGAATTCGTGGCGCGGCGTTACCGCGGCAGCTTTACCGGCGCGCTGGCCGGCTTCTTCTCCTTCGGCTTCGTCGCGGCGGCCTTGCTCGGCTACTTCATCGTGCCCGCCTATGATAACGGCTGGCGTATCGTGCTGGTGATCACGGCAATACCCGTCGTCATGCTGTTGTGGTGGCGTCGGGCCCTTCCGGAATCGCCGCGCTGGCTCGAAAGCCGCGGACGGGAGAAGGAAGCCGAGGCCGTGCTTGATCGAATCGAGGCCGGCTTTGCGCGCGAGGGCCATGTCCTGCCGCCGCCGGTCGTCGAAGTTGCCCCGCCCACCGGGACCGGCGGAACGCTGCTCGCCAATTTCGCGGCACTTCTGGCGGCCCGTCAGGCCCGCATCACCATCATGACCTGGATCATGTGGCTTGCGATCACCTTCAGCTATTACTCCTTCTTCGTCTGGATCCCGGGTCTTCTGGTCCAGAACGGCATGAGCATCACCAAGAGCTTCGGCTATTCGATCGCGATCTATTGCGCGCAGATCCCCGGCTATTTCAGTGCCGCCTATTTCAACGAGCGCATCGGCCGGCAGGCGACGATTGCGACCTACATGGTGCTCGGCGGCATCAGCGCGCTCGGCCTCGCCTTCGCGCAGACGGATCAGCACATCATGCTGGCGGGAATTCTGCTGTCGTTGTTCATGAACGGCACCTATGCGGGCGTCTATGCCTACACCGCCGAGGTATTCCCGACGCCGGTCAGGACCACCGGTGCCGGGCTTGCGTCCGCAATCGGTCGCATCGGCGCGATCGTGTCGCCGATCCTGGTCGGCTACCTCTATCCCAATTTCGGCTTCGCCGGCGTGTTCGGCGTCACCACCACCGTGCTGCTGCTCGGGGCGGTCACGGTCGTGCTGATGGGCGTGCCGACGCGCGGCCGGTCTCTGGAAGAGATCGCGGCGGGCGAGGTTGCATGACGCGGACCAAAACAAAGGCTGATCCCTGGCTCTGCGCCGTCGCGGCAGCGCAGAGCAGCGTCGATCAGCCGAAGGCGTTGTTCGCGGCGCTCGACCATGCCATGAAGTCGGCGATCGGGCACAAGCTGTTTACGATCCTGACCTACGACGACGCCAGTGGCGAAGCCGCGCGGGTCTATTCCAATCTTCCCGGGCCCTATCCTGCGGGCGGGCGCAAGCGCCTGGCGCCGGGGCCGTGGACCGAGGCGGTGCTCGACCGTGGCGAGGCCTATATCGGCCGCACGCTGGACGATCTGCGCGACGTGTTTTCCGACCACGAGCTGATTGCCTCGCTTGGCTGCGCGAGCGTGCTCAACATGCCGGTGCGCTGGCGTGGGCGCACGCTCGGCTCGCTCAATCTGCTGCACGAGGCGGCCTGGTACGACGAGGACGACGTCGCGGCCTGTCTCCCCTTTGCCCAATTGACATTGCCGGCACTTCTGGCGCCAGCGTCCTGACAGGAAACCACCATGCCCAGCATCCTCTTCAAGAATGCCGCTCTGCTTGATCCGCTCCAGCCGGAGCTGCTGACGGGCCATGACGTGCTGGTCGAGGACAATCTGATCAAGGAGGTCTCGGACCGGCCAATCAAGGTGACAGCCGATCGAACCATCGATGTGAAGGGCAAGACGCTGATGCCCGGACTGATCGATCTCCACGTGCACACCATCGCGATCGAGCTGAACCTGGCGCAGCAGGTCCACATTCCCAACGTGCTGGTGACGCTGCGCTCGACGCTTCTGCTGCGCGGCATGTTGCGGCGAGGCTTCACGACCGTCCGCGATGCCGGCGGCGCCGGCCACGCGATGAAGCAGGCGATCGAGACCGGCCTGACCGACGGTCCGCGGCTGTTCGTGTCCGGCCGTGCGCTGAGCCAGACAGGCGGCCACGCCGACATGCGGGCGCGTTCCGATTACCTCGCCAGCGACACGGCCTGTCCGTGCTGCGTGCGCGTCGGTGCGTTGGGGCGTGTTGCCGACGGTGTCGACGGCGTGCGCAAGGCTGTGCGCGAGGAGCTGCAGATGGGGGCCGACCAGATCAAGATCATGGCGTCCGGCGGCGTTGCCTCGCCGACCGATCCGGTCGGCGCCTTCGGCTACTCCGAGGACGAGATCCGCGCCATCGTCGAGGAGGCGCAGGGCCGGCAGACCTATGTGCTGGCTCATGCCTATACCGCGGCGGCGATCGCGCGCGCGGTTCGCTGCGGCGTCCGCACCATCGAGCACGGCAATCTCGTCGACGAGCCGACTGCGCGTCTGATGGCCGAGAAGGGCGCCTATGTGGTGCCGACGCTCGTGACCTATGAGGCCCTTGCCAATGAGGGTGCGCAATACGGCCTGCCGCCGGAGAGCGTCGCCAAGATCGCCGACGTCCGCGATGCCGGCC
Encoded proteins:
- a CDS encoding GAF domain-containing protein; this translates as MTRTKTKADPWLCAVAAAQSSVDQPKALFAALDHAMKSAIGHKLFTILTYDDASGEAARVYSNLPGPYPAGGRKRLAPGPWTEAVLDRGEAYIGRTLDDLRDVFSDHELIASLGCASVLNMPVRWRGRTLGSLNLLHEAAWYDEDDVAACLPFAQLTLPALLAPAS
- a CDS encoding amidohydrolase family protein; this encodes MPSILFKNAALLDPLQPELLTGHDVLVEDNLIKEVSDRPIKVTADRTIDVKGKTLMPGLIDLHVHTIAIELNLAQQVHIPNVLVTLRSTLLLRGMLRRGFTTVRDAGGAGHAMKQAIETGLTDGPRLFVSGRALSQTGGHADMRARSDYLASDTACPCCVRVGALGRVADGVDGVRKAVREELQMGADQIKIMASGGVASPTDPVGAFGYSEDEIRAIVEEAQGRQTYVLAHAYTAAAIARAVRCGVRTIEHGNLVDEPTARLMAEKGAYVVPTLVTYEALANEGAQYGLPPESVAKIADVRDAGLRSLEIYRKAGVKMGYGSDLLGPSQRLQSDEFRIRAEIQGTHEVIASATVIGAEVLGMEGKLGRILPEAFADLLVVDGNPLRDVTCLLGQGEHIPLVMKAGKVQFDRLAA